The Pseudomonas sp. FP198 genomic interval TAATTGCGCCAACGCGACGAAGATTTTGCGCTGGCTGGCGGCGGATTTTTATCTCGGGTAGGATCGGCGCATTCGTAAAAAATATAAAACAGAGGTTCCAGAATGGCGAACACATCCTACCCAGCGTCCTATTACGCCGCATCGGCGAATCCGGCGCCGTCGCGCCCTGCCCTGCAGGATGACGTTGAAACCGATGTCTGCGTCATCGGCGCGGGCTATACGGGGTTGTCTGCTGCATTGTTTCTGCTGGAGCACGGCTTCAAGGTCACGGTTGTCGAGGCGGCCAGGGTCGGCTTTGGCGCCTCGGGTCGTAACGGCGGGCAGATCGTCAACAGCTATAGCCGCGACATTGATGTGATCGAACGCAGTGTCGGCCCTCGGCAGGCACAGTTGCTGGGCAACATGGCGTTCGAGGGCGGCCGGATCATTCGTGAGCGGGTGGCGAAGTATCAGATTCAGTGTGATTTGAAGGACGGCGGTGTGTTCGCCGCTCTCACCGCCAAGCAGATGGGCCATCTGGAGTCGCAGAAGCGTTTATGGGAGCGTTTCGGGCATACCCAGCTGGAACTGCTGGATCAGCGGCGTATCCGCGAGGTGGTGGCTTGCGACGAGTATGTCGGCGGGATGCTGGACATGAGCGGCGGGCATATTCATCCGCTCAACCTGGCCCTGGGCGAAGCGGCGGCGGTCGAGTCGCTGGGCGGGGTGATTCATGAACAATCGCCGGCGGTGCGCATCGAGCGCGGCGCCAGTCCGGTTGTGCATACCCCGCAGGGCAAGGTCAGGGCCAAGTTCATTATCGTGGCGGGTAATGCTTACCTGGGCAACCTGGTGCCTGAGCTGGCGGCCAAGTCCATGCCTTGCGGTACGCAGGTGATTGCCACCGAGCCGTTGGGCGATGAGTTGGCTCAACGTCTGCTGCCCCAGGATTATTGCGTCGAAGACTGCAACTACTTGCTCGATTACTACCGGCTGACAGGCGATAAGCGTCTGATCTTCGGTGGCGGCGTGGTGTATGGCGCGCGGGATCCAGCGAATATCGAAGCGATCATCCGGCCGAAGATGCTCAAGGCGTTTCCGCAACTCAAGGATGTGAAGATCGATTACGCCTGGACCGGAAATTTCCTGCTGACACTGTCGCGTCTTCCGCAGGTCGGACGGCTGGGGGATAACATTTATTATTCCCAGGGCTGCAGTGGCCATGGCGTGACGTATACGCATCTGGCGGGCAAGGTCCTGGCCGAGGCACTGCGAGGTCAGGCGGAGCGTTTTGATGCGTTTGCGGACCTGCCTCACTACCCGTTCCCGGGCGGGCAGTTGTTGCGTACGCCGTTTGCGGCGATGGGGGCCTGGTATTACGGGTTGCGGGATCGGCTGGGGTTCTGAGGCGAGTTCGACATTTCACCGAAGGGCTGCTTTGCAGCCCAGCGGGAGCAAGCTCCCTCGCCACAGGGGCTTGTTCCGATCTTCAAATCCCAGAAACAAAAAACCCCGGTCTTTCGACCAGGGTCTTTGCTATCGATTGGAAGAAGCTTTTCAGCTTTCTTCCTAGCTTCAAGGCGTTCAGTGGGCCTCGAAGCAGATATGGCGCAGCGGACGGGACTCGAACCCGCGACCCCCGGCGTGACAGGCCGGTATTCTAACCGACTGAACTACCGCTGCGCGTCGGTGGAGGCTTTTGACAGCTTCCATCTTGCTTTCGCAAGACTCTCAAGAAACATGGTGGGTGATGACGGGATCGAACCGCCGACATTCTGCTTGTAAGGCAGACGCTCTCCCGGCTGAGCTAATCACCCTTTGCTGCGTTGAGGCCGCGAAATTTACGCAGGTACCGATGCTAAGTCAATAGCAGGATTGAGTTTTTTTCAAAAACAGCTTCGAGCGGCAAGCCTCAAGCTGCAAGTCAGAACCACCAGCAGCACCCAATCGCTTGCAGCTTGTCGCTCGCCACTTGCAGCTGCCGTTTATTCGTAGATCATTTTCTTGGTCATGCCACCGTCCACGACAAACTCCTGCCCGGTAACAAAACCGGCGTTGCGCGACAACAGCCACGCCACCATCGCCGCCACGTCCTCCACCGTGCCTACCCTGCCCGCCGGATGCTGGGCATGATCGGCGTCGGTCAACGGCTGCGCACGACGTTGCGAGGGGTCTCGCGCATCGATCCAGCCGGGGCTGACGGCATTGACCCGGATCTCCGGCCCAAGGCTGATCGCCAGGGCATGGGTCAGCGCCAACAGGCCACCCTTGCTCGCCGCATAAGCCTCGGTGTCGGGCTCCGATTGCGCGGCGCGGGTCGAGGCCAGGTTGACGATGGCGCCGTTATGGGCTCGCAGGTAAGGCGCGCAGTGCTTGGCCAGCAGCATCGGCCCGCCCAGGTTCACCGCCAGGACCCGATTCCAGTGAGCCAGGTCGAGGCTTTCCAGGGTGATGTTGTGCGGGTCGGCAATGGCCGCGTTGCATACCAGCGCGTCGAGCCGGCCGAACTGCCCGAGCACTTCGGCGATGCCGGTGGCGACCTGCCCTTCATCCGCCACGTCCATGCCGATGAACCAGGCATTGTCGCCCAAGGCCTTCGCCACCCTGGAGCCGCGCTGGCGGTCCAGGTCGGTCAAGACGACCTGCCAACCTTCGCAGATCAGCCAGGCGGCAATGCCCAGGCCGATCCCCCGTGCCGCGCCCGTTACCAGGGCAACCCGGCCATGAGTACCGCTCGGCGGCGTTGCCAGCTCGATCACAAGGCCGCCAACCCGCGGGCCAGGTCGGCTTGCAGGTCCGCTACGTCTTCCAGGCCGACCGCGACGCGGATCAGGCTGTCACGGATGCCCGCCGCTTCACGCTCTTGCGGCGAGAGACGCCCGTGAGAGGTGGTGCTTGGGTGCGTGATGGTGGTCTTGCTGTCACCCAGGTTGGCGGTGATGGAAATCAACCGGGTGGCATCGATGAAACGCCAGGCGCCCTCCTTGCCGCCCTTGACCTCGAAGCTCACCACCGCGCCAAAACCACGCTGCTGACGTGCCGCCAGGTCATGTTGCGGATGACTCTTGAGGCCGGCGTAATGGACTTTCTCGACGCCGTCCTGCTGTTCCAGCCACTCGGCCAGGACCTGGGCGTTGGCGCAATGCGCTTTCATCCGCAGGCCGAGGGTCTCCAGGCCCTTGAGGAAGATCCAGGCGTTGAACGGGCTGAGGGTCGGTCCTGCGGTGCGCAAGAAGCCCACCACTTCTTTCATCTGCTCGCCACGACCGGCGACCACGCCGCCCATGCAACGACCCTGGCCGTCGATGAACTTGGTGGCTGAGTGCACCACCACGTCCGCGCCCAGCTTGAGCGGCTGCTGCAGCGCCGGCGTGCAGAAGCAGTTGTCGACCACCAGCATGGCGCCTTTGGCATGGGCGATTTCCGCCAACGCGGCGATATCCACCAACTCGGCGAGCGGGTTGGACGGCGATTCGACGAACAACAGTTTGGTGTTGGCCTTGATCGCCGCATCCCAACCCGACAAATCCGCCAGCGGCACGTAGTCGACTTCGACACCGAAGCGCTTGAAGTACTTTTCAAACAGGCTGATGGTCGAGCCGAAGACGCTGCGCGACACCAGTACATGATCACCGGCGCTGCACAGGCTCATGACCACGGCCATGATCGCGGCCATGCCGGTGGCGGTGGCAACCGCTTGCTCGGCGCCTTCCAGGGCGGCAATGCGCTCCTCGAAAGCCCGCACGGTGGGATTGGTATAACGCGAATAGACGTTGCCCGGCACTTCACCGGCAAATCGCGCCGCGGCATCGGCAGCGGTGCGGAAGACGTAGCTGGAGGTGAAGAACATCGGATCGCCATGTTCGGCTTCCGGTGTACGGTGCTGGCCCGCGCGAACCGCCAGGGTATCGAACGCTACGCCCTCAAGGTCGCTGTCCAGCCGACCGGCATCCCAATCCTGACTCATGCTGCCACTCCTTCTATCGCTTGAACGCAAACCGGCCCCTCGGGGCCGGTTCGTTACTCAGTTGTTGTACAGATCGATGATCGCGCTGACCGCCTGGGTCTTGGCCTTGGACGCATCGTTACGGGCGTTCTCGATCCGGTTCAGGTAGGCCTCGTCGATATCGCCGGTAACGTACTTGCCGTCGAATACCGCGCAATCGAACTGCTCGATCTTGATCTTGCCGCCACCGACCGCTTCGATCAGGTCCGGCAGGTCCTGGTAGATCAGCCAATCGGCGCCGATCAGGTCGGCCACTTCCTGAGTCGTGCGGTTATGAGCGATCAGCTCATGGGCACTCGGCATGTCGATGCCGTAGACGTTCGGGTAACGCACGGCCGGGGCCGCGGAGCAGAAATACACGTTCTTGGCGCCGGCTTCGCGGGCCATCTGGATGATCTGCTTGCAAGTGGTGCCGCGCACGATGGAGTCGTCCACCAGCATCACGTTCTTGCCGCGAAATTCCAGCTCGATGGCGTTGAGCTTCTGGCGTACGGATTTTTTCCGCGCGGCCTGGCCCGGCATGATGAAAGTGCGGCCGATGTAGCGGTTCTTCACGAAGCCTTCGCGGAACTTCACACCCAGGTGGTTCGCCAGTTCCAGGGCCGCGGTGCGGCTGGTGTCCGGGATCGGGATGACCACGTCGATGTCGTGGTCCGGACGCTCGCGCAGGATCTTGTCGGCCAGTTTCTCGCCCATGCGCAGGCGCGCCTTGTAGACCGAGATACCGTCGATGATCGAGTCCGGACGCGCCAGGTAGACGTGTTCGAAGATGCACGGGGTCAGGCTCGGGTTGGTCGCGCACTGGCGGGTGAAAAGCTTGCCGTCTTCAGTGATGTAGACCGCTTCGCCCGGCGCCAGGTCGCGAATCAGGGTGAAGCCGAGCACGTCCAGGGACACGCTCTCGGAGGCGATCATGTACTCGACACCTTCGTCGGTGTGGCGCTGGCCGAACACGATTGGGCGGATGCCATGCGGGTCGCGGAAACCGACGATGCCGTAGCCGGTGATCATCGCCACCACCGAGTAGCCACCGACACAACGGTTATGCACGTCGGTCACGGCGGCGAACACGTCTTCTTCGGTTGGCTGCAGCTTGCCGCGCTGGGCCAGCTCGTGGGCGAACACGTTGAGCATCACTTCCGAGTCGGAACTGGTGTTGACGTGGCGCAGATCGGATTCGTAGATTTCCTTGGCCAACTGCTCGACGTTGGTCAGGTTGCCGTTGTGCGCCAGGGTGATGCCGTACGGCGAGTTGACGTAGAACGGCTGGGCCTCGGCCGAGGTCGAGCTGCCCGCTGTCGGGTAGCGCACATGGCCGATACCCATGTGGCCGACCAGGCGCTGCATGTGACGCTGATGGAACACGTCACGCACCAGGCCATTGTCCTTGCGCAGGAACAACCGGCCGTCATGGCTGGTCACGATACCGGCAGCGTCCTGGCCGCGGTGCTGGAGCACGGTTAGCGCGTCATACAGCGCCTGATTGACGTTCGACTTACCGACGATACCGACGATGCCACACATGCGACGCAACCCCTACTTAATGGATCTGAACTGAACAACACTCACTGCGGCGTTTTGGCCATCGGCAAGAGCTGTTCCTTGAACGGTATTTCAGCGGGTACGCTGATACCGCTGGCAAGCCACTGACTGCTCCAACCCAGGATCAGGTTCTTGGACCAGTCTGCGACCAATAGAAATTGTGGCACGAGCCGGGACTCCTGCCACCACGTATCCTGCTGTACCGGCCCCAGGCTCAACAGCCCGACGGCCACGACCACCAGCAACGCGCCACGCGCCGCGCCGAAGGCCATGCCCAGGAACCGGTCCGTCCCGGAAAGCCCGGTGACGCGAATCAGTTCGCCGATCAGATAATTGATCATTGCGCCAACCAGCAAGGTGGCGATAAACAAGATGGCACAGCCCGCGATGACGCGGGCCGACGGTGTTTCGATGTATCCGGCGAGGTACTGGGACAGCGAGCCACCAAACATCCAGGCCACGACTCCCGCAATGATCCAGGTCAGCAGCGAGAGCGCTTCCTTGACGAAGCCGCGACTCAGACTGATCAATGCAGAGATGGCGACGATTGCAACGATCGCCCAGTCAACCCAGGTAAATGGCACGGTGCAGCCTACAGACGGATAAGGCGGCGCATTTTAGCAGAGCGCAGGGCTGTCGGTAAGCTGCGTGATTCAAATCAGCCAAATGGCGTTCAACCACGCTCAGGCTGGAAGCGCACCACGAAACCCTTGAGGTTTTGCTGGCGATTGAGCAAGTCGCGCAGGCGGTCAGCCTCGGCACGCTCGATCAGCGGACCGACAAACACCCGATTCTTGCCATCGGCGGAACGGATATAGGCGTTGTAACCCTGGCTGCGCAGGTTCTTCTGCAGTTTTTCCGCGCTTTCGCGACTGGTCAGGCTGGCCAGTTGCACCGACCAACTGACCGACAGGCCATTGGCATCGACGCGGCTTTGCGTGGTGTCCGGTTTCGGTGCCGCCGTGATCGGCTGGGTCGGGGCTGGCTTGACTGCTGGCGCAGCTGGAACAGGCGTTGGCGCGGCAGCCGGTTTGCTCGGCGTGGCCGGAGCCGGTGCCGTCGGCGCGGGCGCGATGGGCGCAGACGGCGCGGCGGGCTCCTCGGCCAATTCCTCGTCACTCGGAACCGGCTCCTGAGGCAACGCTTGCGGCTCGGGCACCGCCACCGGCTCGACCTGCACCGGCGGCACGGCGGGCGCCTGGGGCGCGGCGGGCGCATCGACCGTGACCTGGCGCTGCTCGTCCTGACGGGAAAACAGCATCGGCAGGAAGATCACCGCCAGGGCCACCAACACCAGGGCCCCGACCATGCGCTGCTTGTACGCCTTATCCAGCAATGCCATCTGCAGCTTCCTCCGAGGAGCGCCGGGCCAACCATTGGAGGGCCTCGGCTACGCAAAAAAATGATCCAAACAACAGAATCTCGTCGTCGGCCGTCGCCAGGGCGCACTGCCCTTCCAGCGCGTCAGCCACACTGGCGTAAGCATCAACCGAAGCGCCACGACCCTGCAAGGCTGCCTGCAACTCGCTGGCCGGACGGGAACGCGGCGAATCCAGCGGAGCGACGGCCCAGTGCTGGACAGTACCATCCAAGGCATCGACCACGCCATCGAGGTCCTTGTCGGACAGCAGCCCGAACACCGCCAGGCGCTTGCCCGCCACCGGCCGCCGCGCCAGGCGCTCCGCCAGGTACTGGGCGGCATGAGGGTTGTGGCCGACATCGAGCAGCAGGTTGAGACGCTTGCCCTGCCAATCGAACGAACGACGATCAAGACGACCGACGACGCGAGTCGCCTGCAACGCCTGGACAATCCGTCCCGCGTCCCACGGCAGATCCGCGAGCAAATAGGCCTGAAGCGCCAGCGCAGCGTTTTCCATCGGCAGGTCCAGGAGCGGCAGGTCGTGCAGCTCCACCGGATTGCCCTTGGCGTCACTGCCGCGCCATTGCCAGTGCTGCTCGGTCATGGCCAGGTCGAAATCCCGCCCACGCAGAAAAAATCGGCAATCAAGCTCGCGAACCTTGTCGAGCAAGGGCTGCGGGGGATCAAGGTCGCCACACAGCGCAGGCGCGCCCGGGCGGAAGATACCGGCCTTCTCGTAAGCCACGGATTCGCGGGTATCGCCCAGGTAATCGGCATGGTCCACGCCGATACTGGTGACCAGCGCGATGTCCGCATCCACCAGGTTGACCGCATCCAGCCGTCCGCCCAGGCCGACTTCCAGCACGACCGCATCCAGGCCGGCACGGGCGAACAGCCAGAACGCTGCCAGCGTGCCCATTTCGAAATACGTCAGGGAAGTCTCGCCCCGCCCGGCTTCCACCGCCGCGAAGGCTTCGCACAGTTCGGCATCGGAGGCTTCGACGCCATTGACCTGCACCCGCTCGTTGTAGCGCAGCAGGTGCGGCGAACTGTAGACACCGACACTCAGGCCCTGGCCCCGTAACAGCGAAGCCAGGAAGGCGCAGGTCGAACCCTTGCCGTTGGTGCCGGTAACCGTGATGACCCGGGGCGCCGGCCTGGCCAGTCCCATGCGGGACGCTACCGCTTGCGAGCGCTCCAACCCCATGTCGATGGCGGATGGATGCAATTGCTCAAGGTAGGCAAGCCAGTCGCCCAGGGTACGTTGGGTCATAGACCGGCAGGCGCCGGCGGAACCACGATCGGTTCGATCGGCGTGGCGACGAACTTCGGCGTCGGCAGGCCCATCAGTTGCGCCAGCAGGTTGCCCAGGCGTGGACGCAGCTCCTGGCGGTGAATGATCATGTCGATGGCGCCGTGCTCAAGCAGGAACTCGCTGCGCTGGAAACCTTCCGGCAGTTTTTCCCGCACGGTCTGTTCGATCACGCGAGGGCCGGCAAAGCCGATCAGCGCTTTCGGCTCGCCGACGATCACGTCACCGAGCATCGCCAGGCTGGCGGAGACGCCGCCGTAGACCGGGTCGGTCAGTACCGAAATGAACGGAATGCCTTCTTCACGCAGACGCGCCAGCACCGCGGAGGTCTTGGCCATTTGCATCAGCGAGATCAGCGCTTCCTGCATCCGCGCACCGCCGGATGCGGCGAAGCAGATCATCGGGCAACGGTTTTCCAGGGCATGGTTGGCGGCGCGAACGAAGCGCTCGCCGACGATGGCGCCCATGGAACCGCCCATGAAGGAGAACTCGAACGCCGACACCACCACCGGCATGCCCAGCAGGGTGCCGCTCATGGACACCAGCGCGTCTTTTTCGCCGGTCTGTTTCTGGGCGGCGGTCAGGCGGTCCTTGTATTTCTTGCCGTCGCGGAATTTCAGGCGGTCCACGGGCTCCAGTTCGGCGCCCAGTTCAACACGGCCTTCGGCGTCGAGGAAAATATCGATACGGGCACGCGCGCCGATGCGCATGTGGTGGTTGCACTTGGGGCAAACGTCCAGGGTCTTTTCCAGCTCGGGGCGGTAAAGCACCGCTTCGCAGGATGGACATTTGTGCCACAGACCTTCAGGCACCGAGCTTTTCTTCACCTCGGAACGCATGATCGAAGGGATCAGTTTGTCTACCAACCAGTTGCTCATGCTTCTTTCTCCAGTACCGGCGGCCCGAACGCTCTGGTTCGCGGCCCCGCGTATGCCCTTGAGCTCAAATTCATTGTGCGGCGAGGGTTGCGGACCGTCGCGGTCAGCGCGAAACATGACCTGCGTCCAGCCCCGCCATCCCCTGCCATCCCGACAACCGCTGCACGGCGATTGCCACTACGCTATCGGCCCGCCCGGAGGCGGCGCCTGCCTGCTTTGTACAGTGCAGGTATGGACGGCGGCAGTCTGCCAGCCGTCACATTGACTACTGGCTGCTGCGCACAGCAGCCATGAATGCGCGAATCTTTGCCGGATCCTTGAGGCCCTTGGCCTGCTCCACGCCACCACTGACGTCCACCGCATAGGGGCGGACCTGGGCAATGGCTGCCGCCACGTTGTCCGCCGTCAGGCCACCGGCAAGAATGATCGGCTTGGCAAGGCCTTGGGGGACCAGCGACCAGTCGAACGCTTCGCCGGTCCCGCCGGGAACGCCCTCGACGTAGGTGTCCAGCAAGATCCCGCTGGCACCGGCAAAGGCCTCGCAAGCCGCGGCAATGTCGTCGCCGGCCTTGACCCGCAGGGCCTTGATATAAGGGCGATGCCAGCCTTCACAATCGGCTGGCGTCTCGTCGCCATGAAACTGCAACAGCGCCAGCGGCACCGCATCGAGTATCTCGCCCAGCTCGCACCGGCTGGCGTTGACGAACAGACCGACCGGCGTCACGAATGGCGGCAAGGCCTGGATGATCGCCCTCGCCTGCTGCACCGTCACCGCCCGCGGACTCTTGGCGTAAAACACCAGCCCGATGGCGTCCGCCCCGGCCTCGACCGCCGCCAGCGCGTCCTCGACGCGAGTGATCCCGCATATCTTGCTGCGAACGACCGGCATGCTGGTGAAAACCTCAGGCAATTCCATGAAAGTCCCGGATGGTAACAAATGCAACGGAAGGCGTCAGCCGTCGAGTTCCGAGAAGCCTGTCAGGAAATGCGGCCCGATGTAACGCTCCGGCAGTTCGAATTCATCGTGATATTCCACCTGCACCAGGTACAGGCCAAACGGATGCGCCGTGACGCCACCGGAACGACGGATGCGGCTTTCCAGCACTTCCTTGATCCACTCGACCGGTCGCTCGCCCGCGCCAATGGTCATCAACACGCCGGCGATGTTGCGCACCATGTGATGCAGGAAGGCGCTGGCACGGATGTCGAGCACGATCATCTTGCCGTGACGGGTCACGCGCAAGTGATGCAGTTCCTTGATCGGCGACTTGGCCTGGCATTGGCCGGCGCGAAAGGCGCTGAAGTCATGGACGCCGACCAGATATTGCGCGGCCTCGGCCATGCGCTCGACGTCCAGCGGGCGGTGGTTCCAGGTGATTTCTTCGTTCAGGTGCGCCGGGCGGATCTGGTCGTTGTAGATCACATAGCGATAACGCCGGGCGATAGCCTTGAAGCGGGCATGGAAATGCGCCGGCATGGCCCTGGCCCAACTGACGCTGACATCGTGCGGCAAGTTGATATTGGCGCCCATGACCCAGGCCTTCATCGAGCGCTCGACCTGGGTATCGAAATGCACCACCTGCCCGCACGCGTGCACGCCGGCATCGGTACGCCCGGCGCAATGCAGCGACACGGGCGAGTCGGCGACTTTGGACAGGGCATTTTCAAGGGTTTCCTGCACCGTCAGGACGCCGGAGGCC includes:
- a CDS encoding SPOR domain-containing protein translates to MALLDKAYKQRMVGALVLVALAVIFLPMLFSRQDEQRQVTVDAPAAPQAPAVPPVQVEPVAVPEPQALPQEPVPSDEELAEEPAAPSAPIAPAPTAPAPATPSKPAAAPTPVPAAPAVKPAPTQPITAAPKPDTTQSRVDANGLSVSWSVQLASLTSRESAEKLQKNLRSQGYNAYIRSADGKNRVFVGPLIERAEADRLRDLLNRQQNLKGFVVRFQPERG
- a CDS encoding SDR family oxidoreductase, which produces MIELATPPSGTHGRVALVTGAARGIGLGIAAWLICEGWQVVLTDLDRQRGSRVAKALGDNAWFIGMDVADEGQVATGIAEVLGQFGRLDALVCNAAIADPHNITLESLDLAHWNRVLAVNLGGPMLLAKHCAPYLRAHNGAIVNLASTRAAQSEPDTEAYAASKGGLLALTHALAISLGPEIRVNAVSPGWIDARDPSQRRAQPLTDADHAQHPAGRVGTVEDVAAMVAWLLSRNAGFVTGQEFVVDGGMTKKMIYE
- the purF gene encoding amidophosphoribosyltransferase, translated to MCGIVGIVGKSNVNQALYDALTVLQHRGQDAAGIVTSHDGRLFLRKDNGLVRDVFHQRHMQRLVGHMGIGHVRYPTAGSSTSAEAQPFYVNSPYGITLAHNGNLTNVEQLAKEIYESDLRHVNTSSDSEVMLNVFAHELAQRGKLQPTEEDVFAAVTDVHNRCVGGYSVVAMITGYGIVGFRDPHGIRPIVFGQRHTDEGVEYMIASESVSLDVLGFTLIRDLAPGEAVYITEDGKLFTRQCATNPSLTPCIFEHVYLARPDSIIDGISVYKARLRMGEKLADKILRERPDHDIDVVIPIPDTSRTAALELANHLGVKFREGFVKNRYIGRTFIMPGQAARKKSVRQKLNAIELEFRGKNVMLVDDSIVRGTTCKQIIQMAREAGAKNVYFCSAAPAVRYPNVYGIDMPSAHELIAHNRTTQEVADLIGADWLIYQDLPDLIEAVGGGKIKIEQFDCAVFDGKYVTGDIDEAYLNRIENARNDASKAKTQAVSAIIDLYNN
- a CDS encoding FAD-binding oxidoreductase; its protein translation is MANTSYPASYYAASANPAPSRPALQDDVETDVCVIGAGYTGLSAALFLLEHGFKVTVVEAARVGFGASGRNGGQIVNSYSRDIDVIERSVGPRQAQLLGNMAFEGGRIIRERVAKYQIQCDLKDGGVFAALTAKQMGHLESQKRLWERFGHTQLELLDQRRIREVVACDEYVGGMLDMSGGHIHPLNLALGEAAAVESLGGVIHEQSPAVRIERGASPVVHTPQGKVRAKFIIVAGNAYLGNLVPELAAKSMPCGTQVIATEPLGDELAQRLLPQDYCVEDCNYLLDYYRLTGDKRLIFGGGVVYGARDPANIEAIIRPKMLKAFPQLKDVKIDYAWTGNFLLTLSRLPQVGRLGDNIYYSQGCSGHGVTYTHLAGKVLAEALRGQAERFDAFADLPHYPFPGGQLLRTPFAAMGAWYYGLRDRLGF
- a CDS encoding CvpA family protein, whose protein sequence is MPFTWVDWAIVAIVAISALISLSRGFVKEALSLLTWIIAGVVAWMFGGSLSQYLAGYIETPSARVIAGCAILFIATLLVGAMINYLIGELIRVTGLSGTDRFLGMAFGAARGALLVVVAVGLLSLGPVQQDTWWQESRLVPQFLLVADWSKNLILGWSSQWLASGISVPAEIPFKEQLLPMAKTPQ
- the truA gene encoding tRNA pseudouridine(38-40) synthase TruA, translating into MAADGFFRIALGVEYKGSRYRGWQRQASGVLTVQETLENALSKVADSPVSLHCAGRTDAGVHACGQVVHFDTQVERSMKAWVMGANINLPHDVSVSWARAMPAHFHARFKAIARRYRYVIYNDQIRPAHLNEEITWNHRPLDVERMAEAAQYLVGVHDFSAFRAGQCQAKSPIKELHHLRVTRHGKMIVLDIRASAFLHHMVRNIAGVLMTIGAGERPVEWIKEVLESRIRRSGGVTAHPFGLYLVQVEYHDEFELPERYIGPHFLTGFSELDG
- a CDS encoding O-succinylhomoserine sulfhydrylase; amino-acid sequence: MSQDWDAGRLDSDLEGVAFDTLAVRAGQHRTPEAEHGDPMFFTSSYVFRTAADAAARFAGEVPGNVYSRYTNPTVRAFEERIAALEGAEQAVATATGMAAIMAVVMSLCSAGDHVLVSRSVFGSTISLFEKYFKRFGVEVDYVPLADLSGWDAAIKANTKLLFVESPSNPLAELVDIAALAEIAHAKGAMLVVDNCFCTPALQQPLKLGADVVVHSATKFIDGQGRCMGGVVAGRGEQMKEVVGFLRTAGPTLSPFNAWIFLKGLETLGLRMKAHCANAQVLAEWLEQQDGVEKVHYAGLKSHPQHDLAARQQRGFGAVVSFEVKGGKEGAWRFIDATRLISITANLGDSKTTITHPSTTSHGRLSPQEREAAGIRDSLIRVAVGLEDVADLQADLARGLAAL
- a CDS encoding phosphoribosylanthranilate isomerase, which codes for MPVVRSKICGITRVEDALAAVEAGADAIGLVFYAKSPRAVTVQQARAIIQALPPFVTPVGLFVNASRCELGEILDAVPLALLQFHGDETPADCEGWHRPYIKALRVKAGDDIAAACEAFAGASGILLDTYVEGVPGGTGEAFDWSLVPQGLAKPIILAGGLTADNVAAAIAQVRPYAVDVSGGVEQAKGLKDPAKIRAFMAAVRSSQ
- the accD gene encoding acetyl-CoA carboxylase, carboxyltransferase subunit beta → MSNWLVDKLIPSIMRSEVKKSSVPEGLWHKCPSCEAVLYRPELEKTLDVCPKCNHHMRIGARARIDIFLDAEGRVELGAELEPVDRLKFRDGKKYKDRLTAAQKQTGEKDALVSMSGTLLGMPVVVSAFEFSFMGGSMGAIVGERFVRAANHALENRCPMICFAASGGARMQEALISLMQMAKTSAVLARLREEGIPFISVLTDPVYGGVSASLAMLGDVIVGEPKALIGFAGPRVIEQTVREKLPEGFQRSEFLLEHGAIDMIIHRQELRPRLGNLLAQLMGLPTPKFVATPIEPIVVPPAPAGL
- the folC gene encoding bifunctional tetrahydrofolate synthase/dihydrofolate synthase, producing the protein MTQRTLGDWLAYLEQLHPSAIDMGLERSQAVASRMGLARPAPRVITVTGTNGKGSTCAFLASLLRGQGLSVGVYSSPHLLRYNERVQVNGVEASDAELCEAFAAVEAGRGETSLTYFEMGTLAAFWLFARAGLDAVVLEVGLGGRLDAVNLVDADIALVTSIGVDHADYLGDTRESVAYEKAGIFRPGAPALCGDLDPPQPLLDKVRELDCRFFLRGRDFDLAMTEQHWQWRGSDAKGNPVELHDLPLLDLPMENAALALQAYLLADLPWDAGRIVQALQATRVVGRLDRRSFDWQGKRLNLLLDVGHNPHAAQYLAERLARRPVAGKRLAVFGLLSDKDLDGVVDALDGTVQHWAVAPLDSPRSRPASELQAALQGRGASVDAYASVADALEGQCALATADDEILLFGSFFCVAEALQWLARRSSEEAADGIAG